In a genomic window of uncultured Flavobacterium sp.:
- a CDS encoding SusC/RagA family TonB-linked outer membrane protein, whose product MKQIMLIFMIVFTAQVSLAQVKTIKGLVSDHNGLPLPGVTVIIQGTKTATQSDYDGKYTIQASTGDVLVFSYIGIKTKAVTVAGSATIDVVLTEDAQNLNEVVVTALGIKRQKKELGYAVQDVKGDQLSKVITTNVASGLSGRIAGVDVSLPATGVGGSSRVIIRGISSIGESNQPLYIVDGVPIDNSGLNNDSAATSKWFDGRDNGDGISSINPNNIESLTVLKGAAASALYGSRALNGVILITTKKGSKGKLQVEFTSGVSFDRVNAKYNDFQDQYGSGSHGVLPDPTKAPEELYGYTTSAWGPKFSNSIGQQVKIFDGSMKPYAKVDNNIQDFFRTGFTTTNGIALSGGSETAYVRFGYNNLKNDDVIPNSGLERNDASLNATLKSDKFTLDANVNYMIETTANRPGLGDSPNNVGYSLSSLAPNIDQAWLQHYKNEDTGEIYKWNNNIYQLNPYFTVDANHNSSKKNRFMGNVAGTYQLAKWVGLTFRSGLDTYLFTSKDFMSPGGTWPARETGYLGLNDITVSEMNTDFIANFSEIKLTDDLTFSGILGANRRDFRRQENSSFGTNIIEPGTEYISNFSNQTINAPSVTKTRTNSVYGSAKFDYKGYLYAEFTGRNDWFSVIDKDAFYPGASLGFIFSDAFNIKSDTFSYGKLRASWAKVSNAPGAYKNSLNYTTYSSYDGQSVVNVKNTSAPNANLTYQTKKGIEFGLETAWFKNRLRADITVYREDTSDQTLDLASSATSGYEFLSVNAGELRNEGIEIFLSGTPIKTKDFEWGIDLNFSKNKNSILSLHPDINTYTISEARWANAAIVAQVGGQYGTIIGRDFQRTPQGEMIIGANGLPTYTENKVALGKGLPDWAAGLTNRFSYKGITLQFLLDMKFGMDVYSMTNSLAAAKGLLDITTEGRDEFIAARTQAAASDPNFVFKDWVPTAGYVANGVVNTGTADNPVYVKNTKPVDPQEYWRSVTDATPAPFIYDASYVKLREVSLGYTIPKSVFGEKINSIYISAFARNLLTFNKDLPNIDPESMYTSGNGQGFEYGSLPSRKSYGFNIKVTF is encoded by the coding sequence ATGAAACAAATTATGTTAATCTTTATGATTGTATTTACGGCGCAGGTCTCGCTTGCACAAGTAAAGACGATCAAAGGTTTAGTAAGCGATCACAACGGATTGCCGTTGCCAGGAGTAACTGTTATTATTCAAGGCACAAAAACTGCAACCCAATCTGATTATGACGGAAAATATACGATACAAGCATCGACAGGGGATGTACTTGTTTTTTCGTATATAGGTATTAAAACTAAAGCGGTAACTGTGGCCGGTTCTGCTACAATAGACGTTGTACTTACGGAAGATGCTCAAAACTTAAATGAAGTTGTTGTTACTGCATTAGGTATTAAGAGACAAAAGAAAGAACTGGGTTATGCAGTTCAGGATGTAAAAGGCGACCAGTTAAGCAAGGTAATAACGACAAATGTTGCTTCGGGGCTTTCAGGAAGAATTGCCGGAGTTGATGTTTCGTTGCCTGCAACTGGAGTTGGAGGTAGTTCAAGGGTTATTATTAGAGGTATTTCGAGTATAGGTGAGAGTAATCAACCACTTTATATTGTAGATGGAGTTCCTATCGATAACTCAGGTTTGAATAATGATAGCGCTGCTACTAGTAAATGGTTTGATGGAAGAGATAACGGAGACGGGATTTCGAGTATTAATCCAAATAATATTGAGAGTTTGACAGTTCTAAAAGGAGCTGCTGCATCGGCATTATATGGTTCCAGAGCATTAAATGGTGTAATTTTAATTACAACTAAAAAAGGAAGCAAAGGAAAATTACAAGTTGAATTCACAAGTGGTGTTAGCTTTGACAGAGTAAATGCTAAATATAATGATTTCCAAGATCAATATGGTAGCGGAAGTCATGGTGTTTTACCAGATCCTACAAAGGCGCCAGAAGAATTATACGGATATACTACTAGTGCTTGGGGACCTAAATTTTCAAATTCAATAGGACAACAGGTTAAAATATTTGACGGTTCTATGAAACCTTATGCTAAAGTTGATAATAATATTCAGGACTTTTTCAGAACTGGATTTACAACAACAAACGGAATTGCACTTTCTGGTGGTAGCGAAACGGCGTATGTTCGTTTTGGATATAACAATCTGAAAAATGATGATGTTATTCCTAATTCTGGCTTAGAAAGAAATGATGCCAGTTTAAACGCAACTTTAAAATCAGATAAATTTACTTTAGATGCTAATGTGAATTATATGATCGAAACTACTGCTAACAGACCAGGTTTAGGTGATTCACCAAACAACGTTGGATATTCTTTAAGTAGTTTGGCACCAAATATTGATCAGGCTTGGCTTCAACATTATAAAAATGAAGATACGGGAGAAATTTATAAATGGAATAATAATATTTATCAGTTAAATCCTTATTTCACAGTAGATGCAAATCACAACTCTTCTAAGAAAAACCGTTTTATGGGTAATGTTGCCGGAACATATCAACTTGCAAAATGGGTTGGATTGACTTTTAGAAGTGGTTTAGATACTTATCTTTTTACTTCAAAAGATTTTATGTCACCTGGAGGAACTTGGCCAGCAAGAGAAACTGGATATCTTGGATTGAATGATATTACAGTTTCTGAAATGAATACTGATTTTATTGCTAATTTTAGTGAAATTAAATTGACTGATGATTTAACATTCTCAGGAATTTTAGGAGCAAACAGAAGAGATTTTAGAAGACAGGAAAATTCTAGTTTCGGAACAAATATTATTGAACCGGGAACAGAATATATAAGTAACTTTTCTAATCAGACTATAAATGCGCCATCAGTAACTAAAACAAGAACAAATTCTGTTTACGGTTCTGCGAAGTTTGACTACAAAGGATATTTATATGCTGAATTTACAGGAAGAAATGACTGGTTTAGCGTTATTGACAAAGATGCTTTTTATCCTGGAGCTTCATTAGGTTTTATATTTTCAGATGCATTTAATATAAAGAGCGATACATTTTCTTATGGAAAATTAAGAGCTTCTTGGGCAAAAGTTTCTAATGCGCCGGGAGCTTACAAAAACTCCTTAAACTATACTACTTATTCTTCTTACGACGGACAAAGTGTTGTGAATGTTAAGAATACATCGGCACCAAATGCTAATTTAACCTATCAAACAAAAAAAGGAATCGAATTTGGTTTAGAAACAGCATGGTTCAAAAACAGATTAAGAGCTGATATTACAGTTTATCGTGAAGATACTTCAGATCAAACACTTGATTTAGCATCTTCTGCAACATCAGGATATGAATTTCTTTCTGTAAATGCAGGAGAGTTGCGTAACGAAGGTATTGAGATATTTTTATCTGGTACGCCAATAAAAACTAAGGATTTTGAATGGGGAATTGATTTGAACTTTTCTAAGAATAAAAACTCAATTCTTTCTCTTCATCCAGATATTAATACTTACACTATTTCTGAGGCTCGTTGGGCAAATGCTGCGATTGTTGCACAAGTTGGCGGACAATACGGAACTATTATCGGAAGAGATTTTCAAAGAACACCACAAGGAGAAATGATTATTGGTGCAAACGGACTTCCTACATACACAGAAAATAAAGTTGCTTTAGGAAAAGGGCTTCCGGATTGGGCAGCTGGTTTAACAAACAGATTTTCTTATAAAGGAATTACACTTCAATTTTTATTGGATATGAAATTTGGAATGGATGTATATTCTATGACAAATTCACTTGCTGCAGCAAAAGGACTTTTGGATATTACTACAGAAGGAAGAGATGAATTTATTGCCGCAAGAACACAAGCAGCAGCAAGCGATCCTAATTTTGTTTTTAAAGACTGGGTTCCTACAGCTGGTTACGTTGCAAATGGAGTTGTGAATACAGGAACTGCCGATAATCCGGTTTATGTAAAAAATACAAAACCAGTAGATCCGCAAGAATATTGGAGAAGTGTTACAGACGCTACTCCGGCACCGTTTATTTATGATGCTTCTTATGTTAAACTAAGAGAGGTAAGTTTAGGATATACGATACCTAAAAGTGTTTTTGGCGAAAAAATCAACTCAATTTATATCTCTGCATTTGCAAGAAATTTATTGACATTCAATAAAGATTTGCCAAACATTGATCCAGAGTCAATGTATACTTCTGGAAACGGACAAGGTTTTGAGTATGGTTCATTGCCATCAAGAAAATCATACGGTTTTAATATTAAAGTTACATTCTAA
- a CDS encoding S8 family serine peptidase, giving the protein MKKELLLTIFIVLFSISGMYGQNNPYYYYKGEKVYLTVDKSTVNISTEENLQKSSITALDVKDFDLATDKSSAKGQKSARLEFKNVPTDAEFQKKIKSLKENPSVKNVSLYYKRDNAKPIGTSAYFYVKLKKEKDFARLQKVASKKEVEIVKQVPNMPQWYILSAKKNKAESSLDLANYFFETGFFEDVDPAFMFDFKSSCTNDTDFGSLWGLYNAANPNIDINACQAWNISQGSGVNIAVVDQGIDKTHSDLVGNISSLSFDTQSGTSPSVFTSGYWHGTHVAGTIGAIKDNNFEVVGVAPLSKIMVVSHQLISTPNISAELASGISWAYQNGADVINNSWGDQGGAGYNQLHSTILENAIINAMTLGRNGKGSVVVFASGNYGASGAVMDYPAYFNDNILTVGSITSVGDRSSFSGYGTKLDVVAPGTGILSTYPGNSTKNDSGTSFASPHVAGISALILSVNPSLTGQQVRDIIEQTSQKVGTYSYGAFTDRSNGTWNSQTGYGLVDAYAAVLAAQCTGTTSQISGATSICSSASYSAPTGGTTYNWSVSQSSSLVTLSGNGTSTATLTKTSQTATGQITLSLYYGSASCGYRTISKTITIGSNFVATLHDGVGPYGQVDVFVQGGAPPYNVYRGETTLIYTSNSPGTFVVPFGCGGGILKVEANTSCGLVAYRKMYSGCNTKSSVSTQATSKVGDNSFYKIYPNPASSVINVSLVNEDRVPDFGAQINAILYDLNGQEKSNVAVVNNTASINVSQLQKGVYVLIVNINGVSESHQVLVE; this is encoded by the coding sequence ATGAAAAAAGAATTACTCTTAACCATTTTTATTGTTTTGTTTAGTATTTCCGGGATGTACGGACAGAATAATCCTTATTATTACTATAAGGGAGAAAAAGTTTATTTGACGGTAGATAAATCTACTGTAAATATTAGTACTGAAGAAAATCTTCAAAAATCAAGTATTACGGCATTAGACGTGAAAGATTTTGATTTGGCAACAGACAAGTCAAGTGCTAAAGGACAAAAGTCGGCGAGATTAGAATTTAAAAATGTTCCAACCGATGCAGAATTTCAGAAGAAAATTAAATCCTTAAAAGAAAATCCATCCGTAAAGAATGTCTCTTTATATTATAAAAGAGATAATGCTAAACCTATTGGTACTTCGGCTTACTTTTATGTGAAACTTAAGAAGGAGAAAGATTTTGCAAGACTTCAAAAAGTTGCTTCTAAAAAAGAAGTTGAAATTGTAAAACAAGTTCCTAATATGCCTCAATGGTATATTCTTTCTGCGAAAAAAAATAAAGCAGAGAGTTCATTAGATCTTGCGAATTACTTTTTTGAAACCGGATTTTTTGAAGATGTTGATCCTGCTTTTATGTTCGATTTTAAAAGTAGCTGTACAAATGATACTGATTTTGGATCTTTATGGGGATTGTATAATGCTGCAAATCCTAACATAGATATTAATGCTTGTCAGGCATGGAATATTTCACAAGGAAGCGGAGTTAATATTGCTGTTGTCGATCAGGGAATTGATAAGACTCACAGCGACTTGGTAGGAAATATTTCCAGTTTAAGTTTTGATACTCAATCCGGGACTTCTCCTAGTGTTTTTACAAGTGGTTATTGGCATGGAACACATGTAGCTGGTACAATTGGAGCAATAAAAGATAATAATTTTGAAGTTGTAGGAGTTGCTCCACTTTCTAAAATTATGGTTGTTAGTCATCAGTTAATATCCACACCTAATATATCTGCTGAATTGGCAAGCGGTATTAGCTGGGCTTATCAAAATGGTGCTGATGTTATTAATAATTCCTGGGGAGATCAAGGAGGTGCTGGATATAATCAGCTTCATAGTACGATACTTGAAAATGCAATTATAAATGCAATGACTTTAGGTCGAAATGGAAAAGGTTCCGTAGTTGTTTTTGCATCTGGTAATTATGGTGCTTCTGGCGCTGTTATGGATTATCCGGCTTATTTTAATGACAATATATTAACTGTTGGTTCAATAACTTCGGTTGGTGATCGATCCTCTTTTTCAGGATATGGTACAAAGTTAGATGTAGTTGCGCCAGGAACTGGGATTCTTTCTACTTATCCAGGTAATTCAACTAAAAATGATAGCGGAACTTCTTTTGCAAGCCCGCATGTTGCCGGTATAAGTGCATTAATACTTTCTGTAAATCCATCTCTTACAGGTCAACAGGTTCGTGATATTATAGAACAAACTTCTCAAAAAGTTGGAACTTATTCTTATGGAGCATTTACAGATAGGTCAAACGGAACATGGAATTCACAAACAGGTTATGGTTTAGTAGATGCTTATGCGGCAGTTTTGGCAGCACAATGTACGGGGACAACTTCTCAAATATCCGGAGCTACTTCTATTTGTTCAAGTGCTTCATATTCGGCTCCAACTGGCGGAACTACTTATAATTGGTCTGTTAGTCAGAGTAGTAGTTTAGTTACTCTTTCTGGAAATGGTACAAGCACGGCAACATTAACCAAAACATCACAAACAGCTACGGGACAAATTACACTTAGTTTGTATTACGGCAGTGCGTCTTGTGGTTATAGAACTATTAGTAAAACGATTACTATCGGAAGTAATTTTGTAGCTACTTTGCATGATGGAGTAGGGCCTTATGGACAAGTTGATGTTTTTGTGCAAGGTGGAGCGCCGCCTTATAACGTTTATAGAGGAGAGACAACTTTGATATATACAAGTAATTCTCCAGGTACATTTGTAGTGCCATTTGGTTGTGGCGGAGGAATTCTTAAAGTCGAAGCAAATACCTCATGTGGTCTTGTGGCTTATCGCAAAATGTATTCCGGATGTAATACAAAATCAAGCGTATCTACACAAGCAACAAGTAAAGTTGGAGATAACTCTTTTTATAAAATATATCCAAATCCTGCAAGTAGCGTCATCAATGTATCTTTAGTAAATGAAGATAGAGTTCCTGATTTTGGCGCTCAGATTAATGCGATATTATATGATTTAAACGGTCAGGAAAAAAGCAATGTTGCCGTTGTTAATAATACGGCATCTATAAATGTTAGTCAGCTTCAAAAAGGAGTTTATGTTCTAATAGTAAATATCAACGGAGTTTCTGAAAGTCATCAGGTTCTTGTTGAATAA
- a CDS encoding histidine kinase, whose amino-acid sequence MSEIRKLKFDIKLQNHIWFWSTYFTLNFLRWGAYFNDYPYSFKSNLIEFSLHIPLVYFNLFVLVPRFVLKQKYITYTFSLLASLFAIYLLKTALTYYIISENIWPEANREYHPFEINHIVAVCIGELYVLAMASSVYLTLTWLRERERNRSLRENQFKIKLKYLENQIQPHFFFNTLNNLYALSLESSNKVPDVIIKLSNLMEYVLYDVKGTKFVPLIKEIDYIQNYIEIEKLRFENVEVTINLESDIEDIVVPPLIFISLVENAFKHGSLNNSNLKIKINCKVTNNKMLDFEILNNFVISQNLNQKGGIGLVNTKKRLKLIYKNDFSLKYTTKFNYYIIRLQIPINDED is encoded by the coding sequence TTGAGCGAAATTCGAAAATTGAAATTTGACATTAAACTTCAAAATCACATTTGGTTTTGGAGTACTTACTTCACTCTTAACTTTTTAAGATGGGGAGCTTACTTCAATGATTATCCTTATTCGTTCAAATCAAACTTAATTGAATTCTCTTTGCACATTCCTTTAGTCTATTTTAATCTATTTGTTTTAGTACCCAGATTCGTATTAAAGCAGAAATATATTACATATACATTTTCATTACTGGCGAGTCTTTTTGCTATCTATTTATTAAAAACAGCACTTACCTATTACATTATATCCGAAAATATCTGGCCGGAAGCCAATCGTGAATACCATCCTTTTGAGATTAATCATATTGTAGCAGTTTGTATTGGCGAATTGTATGTTCTTGCAATGGCTTCATCAGTTTACCTGACTTTGACCTGGTTACGAGAAAGAGAAAGAAACAGATCGTTGAGAGAAAATCAGTTCAAAATCAAGCTGAAATATCTTGAGAATCAAATTCAGCCACATTTTTTCTTCAATACATTAAATAATTTATATGCATTGTCATTAGAATCTTCAAATAAGGTTCCAGATGTGATTATAAAACTATCAAATTTGATGGAATATGTGTTATATGATGTAAAAGGAACCAAATTTGTTCCGTTAATAAAAGAGATAGATTACATTCAGAATTATATCGAAATTGAGAAGTTACGCTTTGAAAATGTAGAAGTTACGATAAATCTCGAATCTGATATAGAAGATATTGTTGTGCCTCCGTTGATTTTTATCTCTTTGGTCGAAAACGCCTTTAAACACGGGAGTTTAAACAATAGTAACTTAAAAATAAAGATCAATTGTAAAGTTACTAACAATAAAATGTTAGATTTTGAAATCTTAAATAATTTTGTAATTTCACAAAATCTTAATCAAAAAGGTGGAATTGGATTAGTCAATACCAAAAAACGATTAAAATTAATTTACAAGAATGATTTCAGTCTTAAGTATACCACTAAATTTAATTACTATATAATCCGTTTGCAAATACCAATTAATGATGAAGATTAA
- a CDS encoding LytTR family DNA-binding domain-containing protein: MKIKCVLIDDEPLAIKVLQNYFTNFTDFEVIGTFNNSLEALDFINSTSVDAVFLDINMPMMTGFELISLIENKTKVIITTAFREFAAESYDLDVLDYLVKPIPLPRFIKCINKITTEFNVKNNIKVETTKGDSHIFIKVDKKMMKINIEEILFVEGMKEYIKVVTPDKTYITHKSLTSLSEELPADRFLRIHKSYVIALNKVKSIEGNRIQIQSYTIPIGRNYSKEVKNKILE, from the coding sequence ATGAAGATTAAATGCGTGTTGATCGATGATGAGCCATTGGCTATCAAAGTCCTCCAGAATTACTTTACCAATTTTACAGATTTTGAAGTAATTGGTACATTTAATAATTCTCTGGAAGCGCTGGATTTTATAAACAGCACTTCTGTAGATGCTGTTTTTCTGGACATTAATATGCCAATGATGACTGGATTTGAATTGATTAGCTTAATCGAAAACAAAACCAAAGTCATTATAACAACTGCATTTAGAGAATTTGCCGCCGAAAGTTACGATCTTGATGTTCTTGATTATTTAGTAAAACCAATTCCGTTACCAAGATTTATAAAATGCATCAATAAAATTACTACCGAATTCAATGTCAAAAACAATATTAAGGTAGAAACCACCAAAGGAGATTCTCATATTTTTATCAAAGTCGATAAAAAAATGATGAAAATTAATATTGAAGAAATTTTATTTGTCGAAGGAATGAAGGAATACATAAAAGTCGTGACGCCCGATAAAACCTACATTACACACAAATCTTTAACCTCATTATCTGAAGAATTACCTGCTGATCGCTTCTTAAGAATTCATAAATCTTATGTAATTGCCTTAAATAAAGTAAAATCTATCGAGGGAAATCGAATCCAAATTCAGTCTTATACCATTCCTATTGGCAGAAACTATAGTAAAGAGGTAAAAAACAAAATTCTCGAGTAA